In Haloarcula salinisoli, one genomic interval encodes:
- the sucD gene encoding succinate--CoA ligase subunit alpha, translating to MSVLVDEDTRVVVQGITGGEGKFHTEQMLEYGTNVVAGAVPGRGGQEVAGVPVYDTVHQAAREEDANASVVFVPPAFAGDACFEALDADGLDLVVAITEGIPTQDMARVYRKLQETDTHLVGPNCPGLITPGVAKLGILPGNIFSSGNVGLVSRSGTLTYQVVDNLTERGLGQSTAIGIGGDPIIGTDFIDALELFEADPDTHVVAMCGEIGGEDEEEAARYIGEHMDTPVVGFIAGRTAPPGKRMGHAGAIVSGSGTGTAESKISALENNGVAVGDTPNEVAEHVEDLL from the coding sequence ATGAGCGTACTAGTCGACGAAGACACACGCGTCGTTGTACAGGGTATCACGGGCGGCGAAGGGAAGTTCCACACCGAGCAGATGCTCGAATACGGCACCAACGTCGTCGCCGGCGCGGTGCCCGGCCGCGGCGGCCAGGAGGTGGCCGGGGTCCCGGTGTACGACACCGTCCACCAGGCCGCCCGCGAGGAGGACGCCAACGCCTCCGTCGTGTTCGTCCCACCGGCCTTCGCCGGTGACGCCTGCTTCGAGGCACTCGACGCCGACGGGCTGGACCTCGTCGTCGCCATCACCGAGGGTATCCCGACCCAGGACATGGCTCGGGTCTACCGTAAGCTACAGGAGACCGACACGCACCTCGTCGGGCCGAACTGCCCTGGCCTCATCACGCCCGGCGTCGCCAAGCTCGGCATCCTGCCAGGCAACATCTTCTCGTCGGGTAACGTGGGCCTTGTGTCACGCTCTGGCACGCTTACGTACCAGGTCGTCGACAACCTCACCGAGCGCGGGCTGGGCCAGTCGACCGCTATCGGTATCGGCGGCGACCCCATCATCGGGACGGACTTCATCGACGCCCTCGAACTGTTCGAGGCAGACCCCGACACCCACGTCGTCGCCATGTGTGGCGAAATCGGCGGCGAGGACGAGGAGGAAGCAGCCCGCTACATCGGCGAGCACATGGACACGCCCGTGGTCGGCTTCATCGCCGGCCGCACCGCGCCGCCTGGCAAACGAATGGGCCACGCCGGCGCCATCGTCTCCGGCTCCGGGACCGGCACCGCCGAGTCCAAGATCTCCGCGCTGGAGAACAACGGTGTCGCCGTCGGCGACACGCCGAACGAAGTAGCAGAACACGTGGAAGACCTGCTATAG
- the sucC gene encoding ADP-forming succinate--CoA ligase subunit beta translates to MRLHEYQAKQVFADAGVPTPASTLAETVDEAVDAAEGIGYPVAIKAQVHVGGRGKAGGIKLVEDKAEAREAADAILGMDLKGFHVSKVLVEEAVDFVNELYVGVTMDRGEGRPVAMVSTKGGVDIESVAEETPEAIAREHIDPAFGMHPFQARKAVYDAGVDREVANDVARVLTTLYQLWDDRDGADVEVNPLMITSDGDVVAADAVMNIDGDALFRQPELQEMGEEAADGDELEQKADEYGFDYVRLEGNVGIIGNGAGLVMTTLDLVDYYGGEPANFLDVGGGAKADRIANALDMVFSDDNVDSVVFNIFGGITRGDEVANGINQALEQFDEIPKPVTVRLAGTNAKEGMEILNEDLVTVEHTLEDAVQRAVSYAEEEEE, encoded by the coding sequence ATGCGATTGCATGAATACCAGGCGAAACAGGTCTTCGCCGACGCGGGCGTTCCCACACCCGCGTCCACGTTGGCCGAGACAGTCGACGAGGCCGTCGACGCGGCCGAAGGCATCGGCTATCCGGTCGCTATCAAGGCACAGGTACACGTCGGCGGTCGCGGGAAGGCCGGCGGCATCAAGCTCGTCGAGGACAAAGCGGAGGCCCGCGAGGCCGCCGACGCTATCCTCGGCATGGACCTCAAGGGGTTCCACGTCTCGAAGGTACTCGTCGAGGAAGCCGTCGACTTCGTCAACGAACTCTACGTCGGCGTGACGATGGACCGCGGTGAGGGCCGTCCCGTCGCCATGGTCTCGACGAAAGGCGGCGTCGACATCGAGTCGGTCGCCGAGGAGACGCCAGAGGCTATCGCTCGCGAACATATCGACCCAGCCTTCGGGATGCACCCGTTCCAGGCGCGCAAGGCAGTCTACGACGCCGGTGTCGACCGAGAGGTCGCCAACGACGTCGCGCGCGTCCTGACGACGCTCTACCAGCTCTGGGACGACCGCGACGGCGCGGACGTCGAGGTCAACCCGCTGATGATTACCAGCGACGGTGACGTTGTCGCGGCCGACGCCGTCATGAACATCGACGGGGACGCCCTCTTCCGCCAGCCCGAGCTGCAGGAGATGGGCGAGGAAGCCGCCGACGGCGACGAACTCGAACAGAAGGCCGACGAGTACGGCTTCGACTACGTCCGACTCGAGGGCAACGTCGGCATCATCGGCAACGGCGCGGGCCTCGTGATGACGACACTGGACCTCGTGGACTACTACGGCGGCGAGCCCGCCAACTTCCTCGACGTCGGCGGCGGCGCGAAGGCCGACCGCATCGCCAACGCGCTGGATATGGTGTTCTCGGACGACAACGTCGATTCGGTCGTCTTCAACATCTTCGGCGGTATCACCCGCGGTGACGAGGTGGCAAACGGTATCAACCAGGCTCTAGAGCAGTTCGACGAGATTCCCAAGCCAGTCACCGTCCGACTGGCTGGGACTAACGCCAAAGAGGGCATGGAGATTCTCAACGAGGACCTCGTCACGGTCGAACACACGCTGGAGGACGCCGTCCAGCGGGCGGTCAGCTACGCGGAGGAGGAAGAAGAATGA
- a CDS encoding NAD-dependent protein deacylase — MNEDALDSLAAAVRTADTTVALSGAGVSTASGIPSFRGEDGIWNDWDPKTFHRRRLDADPAGFWADRVELRAELVGGDPEPNAAHDALAAMEGDGHLEAVLTQNVDGLHTAAGSARVVELHGTNRRVRCEDCGATEPAEPVFDRAADAASAGTDGGSLPPRCDCGGIYRPDVVLFGESLADAVLAEAQRLARESDVFLAVGSSLSVRPAALLPRIAREAGATLAIVNFEATPHDETSEYLFREDVTTVLPALWDRL; from the coding sequence ATGAACGAGGACGCGCTCGATTCGCTCGCGGCCGCGGTCCGAACCGCCGACACCACCGTGGCGCTGTCGGGGGCGGGCGTCTCGACGGCTTCCGGCATCCCCTCGTTCCGGGGGGAAGACGGCATCTGGAACGACTGGGACCCGAAGACGTTCCATCGCCGGCGCCTCGATGCCGACCCGGCCGGGTTCTGGGCCGACCGGGTCGAGCTTCGAGCGGAGCTGGTCGGTGGCGACCCCGAGCCCAACGCCGCTCACGACGCGCTCGCGGCGATGGAAGGCGACGGCCACCTCGAAGCGGTACTCACACAGAACGTCGACGGGCTCCACACGGCCGCTGGGAGCGCCCGCGTCGTCGAACTCCACGGGACGAATCGACGGGTGCGCTGTGAGGACTGCGGGGCGACCGAACCGGCCGAGCCGGTGTTCGACCGGGCGGCCGACGCGGCGAGTGCGGGCACAGACGGTGGCTCGCTCCCGCCCCGCTGTGACTGTGGCGGTATCTACCGGCCAGACGTGGTGCTGTTTGGCGAGTCACTCGCCGACGCGGTGCTGGCGGAGGCCCAGCGGCTGGCCCGCGAGAGCGACGTGTTCCTGGCCGTGGGGTCGTCGCTGTCGGTCCGGCCCGCCGCGCTGTTGCCCAGGATCGCCCGGGAGGCGGGCGCGACGCTGGCTATCGTTAACTTCGAGGCGACGCCCCACGACGAGACGTCGGAGTATCTGTTTCGCGAGGACGTGACGACCGTGCTCCCGGCACTCTGGGACCGGCTCTAG
- a CDS encoding DUF5793 family protein, translating into MRRDYFTIDFRPEPGDDGIPTIAIEYTGPSGGLRDRLTETAEATLDSSELDVAVRHQADSEDGVLSLTDRLTGEFIFEVAAPVEAVDTLVSAAQRHDGDGEYEVRLTDSNGKSLVYEKSTLLVYDEGGNLLRSRSLIPGSVEL; encoded by the coding sequence ATGAGGCGCGACTACTTCACCATCGACTTCCGGCCGGAACCGGGCGACGACGGTATCCCCACGATAGCGATAGAGTACACGGGCCCGTCTGGCGGGCTTCGGGACCGTCTCACCGAGACGGCGGAGGCGACGCTCGACTCCAGCGAGCTGGACGTGGCCGTCCGTCACCAGGCCGACTCCGAGGACGGTGTCCTCTCGCTGACCGACCGACTGACCGGGGAGTTCATCTTCGAGGTGGCCGCGCCGGTCGAAGCGGTGGATACACTCGTCTCGGCGGCCCAGCGACACGACGGAGACGGTGAGTACGAGGTTCGACTGACCGACAGCAACGGGAAGTCGCTCGTGTACGAGAAGTCGACACTGCTGGTGTACGACGAGGGCGGGAACCTCCTGCGCAGCCGCAGCCTCATTCCGGGCAGCGTCGAACTCTAG
- a CDS encoding DUF7549 family protein, which yields MTGRFYRVDGGPANSMAWVKSEYAGELAVLSTWLVAVAPWSVSIFREGPLTAVVFRFLPFRIQYLYGVSISNELNFVWAWRAMQFPDNTGRAAVLWTLALAVVAVAVCASAYYYHREAEFTDRLPLHPVRFFGGLLGVGGLLVLVATVLLNLAGGFFGTTIPVGALVAPVLAAVLLTVDLT from the coding sequence ATGACCGGTAGATTTTACCGGGTCGACGGTGGCCCTGCAAACAGCATGGCGTGGGTCAAATCCGAATACGCCGGTGAACTGGCAGTACTGTCGACGTGGCTCGTGGCCGTCGCGCCCTGGTCGGTCTCTATCTTCCGGGAGGGTCCGCTGACGGCCGTCGTGTTTCGGTTTCTCCCCTTCCGAATCCAGTATCTGTACGGCGTCTCCATCTCGAACGAACTGAACTTCGTCTGGGCCTGGCGGGCGATGCAGTTCCCGGACAACACCGGCCGTGCGGCCGTCCTCTGGACGCTCGCACTGGCTGTGGTGGCCGTCGCCGTCTGCGCCAGCGCCTACTACTACCATCGCGAGGCGGAGTTCACCGACCGGTTGCCGCTCCACCCGGTCCGGTTCTTCGGTGGCCTGCTCGGCGTCGGCGGCCTGCTTGTGCTGGTCGCGACGGTCTTGCTGAACCTGGCGGGCGGATTCTTCGGGACGACGATTCCCGTCGGCGCGCTGGTCGCGCCAGTGCTCGCCGCCGTCCTGCTTACCGTCGACCTGACATAG